A portion of the Corallococcus silvisoli genome contains these proteins:
- a CDS encoding lanthionine synthetase LanC family protein — translation MLQGTPDPSTSGSGAARPYLVAAVKASVWIRGERRRRVGQPVTRSLCAGVAGELLFFAELHGSTGDEEARGEVRAIADDLAAHFTKEAEPGLYTGLAGQAFALAMAWRVTADPRDRDAAVAAFDHLVRCAKPEGQGVVWNNVTDVFSGSAGIGLALLWAARALDRPALVESARGVGDRLLEVARPREGGLSWDLAPGFPNYMPNFSHGTAGVAFFLARLHEATGEARYLKAAKRGAAHLMEIGNLDGLVYHHAPGGTELYYLGWCHGPAGTSRLFVALSQGRGESRYGVWLARGVDILLRLLSGGLPERRMHGFWNNRGLCCGDASLVSWLIDLHHLERAPEQLAAARKLADHLLARAEPDGDGFKWTFAEYRDLPGRLEAQTCLMQGAAGIGLALLWLDGLEQLRPAIVRMPDAPSQD, via the coding sequence TTGCTTCAGGGTACGCCCGACCCCAGCACGAGCGGATCGGGTGCCGCGCGCCCCTATCTGGTGGCGGCGGTGAAGGCCTCCGTCTGGATTCGGGGGGAGCGGCGGCGCCGCGTGGGCCAGCCCGTGACGCGCAGCCTGTGCGCGGGAGTCGCCGGAGAGTTGCTGTTCTTCGCCGAGCTGCATGGATCGACGGGTGATGAGGAGGCGCGAGGGGAGGTGCGTGCGATCGCGGATGATCTCGCGGCACACTTCACGAAAGAGGCGGAGCCAGGTCTGTACACCGGCCTCGCGGGCCAGGCGTTCGCCCTCGCGATGGCCTGGCGTGTCACGGCGGATCCGCGCGACCGCGACGCGGCTGTCGCCGCGTTCGACCACCTGGTCCGGTGCGCGAAGCCGGAGGGGCAGGGGGTGGTCTGGAACAATGTCACCGACGTGTTCTCGGGCTCGGCGGGAATCGGTCTGGCGTTGCTTTGGGCCGCCAGGGCGCTCGACCGTCCGGCGCTCGTGGAGAGCGCTCGTGGCGTGGGGGACCGCCTGCTGGAGGTTGCCCGACCTCGCGAAGGGGGCCTGTCGTGGGACCTGGCACCGGGCTTCCCCAACTACATGCCCAACTTCTCTCATGGAACGGCAGGCGTGGCCTTCTTCCTGGCCAGGCTCCACGAGGCGACCGGCGAGGCCCGCTATTTGAAGGCCGCGAAGCGGGGCGCGGCTCACCTGATGGAGATCGGCAACCTGGACGGGCTGGTCTACCACCATGCACCCGGCGGCACGGAGCTCTACTACCTGGGGTGGTGCCACGGCCCCGCGGGGACCTCTCGCCTCTTCGTTGCGTTGAGCCAGGGCCGTGGAGAGTCCAGGTACGGTGTCTGGTTGGCTCGCGGCGTGGACATCCTGCTCCGCCTGCTCTCCGGTGGGCTGCCGGAGCGCCGCATGCATGGCTTCTGGAACAACCGGGGGTTGTGCTGTGGTGACGCGTCGCTCGTGTCGTGGCTGATAGACCTCCACCACCTGGAGCGTGCGCCGGAGCAGCTCGCCGCCGCGCGCAAGCTGGCGGATCATCTCCTGGCCCGGGCGGAGCCGGATGGCGATGGATTCAAGTGGACCTTCGCCGAGTACCGCGACCTGCCTGGACGTTTGGAGGCCCAGACCTGCCTCATGCAGGGCGCGGCAGGCATTGGCCTGGCGCTGCTCTGGCTGGACGGACTCGAGCAGCTGCGCCCCGCCATCGTGCGCATGCCTGACGCTCCTTCCCAGGACTGA
- a CDS encoding JmjC domain-containing protein produces the protein MNRFAPSRTFWRHFKSRHWRKSPFHQQRPRLPFQATPDELFTALVAASEASKGGSASALVRFFIGDALVPDIAYLPAPTDGSLDAYLSRLEHLLQGRKFGLVVSAIQGHSFSLWSHLREFLHGFYQSTGEPPYVAEAGIFLGNYESTAFGVHQDQVDVMMFVLKGSKTLRFWEPMALAPSEVARHRHAYQPLLRRSTCARAVAGDFVYWPAGHWHVGESDGLSLTLNVALGTRGGTAANPTPLNAPPEIMAAAVQGLLNARSRQERSARKRGSSFEHLREKPLTLSMPLRAAVEALRESMINGALEGRLLAAELRRLTGFGFQPVPPLRPPPKLSHEETVRGNARYPIQWARAGDTLVIAANGHALTASFHPVLVRVLKRLNQGLPVPVAELLRQPRSTTRVRGTVARPHPDDVIQLLKSLHRCRAIEFAEVAQETRGRPDGQRGSSVRPMPLSRD, from the coding sequence ATGAACCGTTTCGCGCCATCTCGCACATTCTGGCGTCACTTCAAATCTCGCCACTGGCGCAAATCCCCGTTTCACCAACAGCGGCCACGTCTCCCCTTCCAGGCCACACCTGACGAACTCTTCACCGCGCTGGTCGCGGCGAGCGAGGCATCAAAGGGTGGCTCTGCTTCCGCGCTGGTGCGGTTCTTCATCGGAGATGCGCTCGTACCGGATATCGCATACCTCCCGGCGCCGACCGATGGTTCGCTCGATGCCTATCTCAGCCGTCTGGAGCACCTGCTGCAGGGGCGGAAGTTCGGGCTTGTCGTGAGCGCGATCCAAGGCCACAGCTTCAGCCTCTGGTCGCACCTTCGAGAATTCCTCCACGGCTTCTATCAGTCCACCGGAGAGCCTCCCTACGTGGCCGAGGCGGGGATCTTCCTCGGGAACTACGAATCCACGGCCTTCGGCGTCCACCAGGACCAGGTCGACGTGATGATGTTCGTGCTGAAGGGGAGCAAGACCCTGCGCTTCTGGGAGCCGATGGCGCTCGCGCCGTCCGAGGTCGCGCGACATCGGCACGCGTACCAGCCACTCCTGCGGCGCTCTACCTGCGCTCGTGCGGTGGCCGGTGACTTCGTGTACTGGCCCGCGGGGCACTGGCACGTCGGCGAGTCCGACGGCCTCTCGCTGACGTTGAACGTCGCGCTGGGAACCCGGGGCGGAACGGCGGCGAACCCCACCCCCCTGAACGCCCCACCCGAAATCATGGCCGCCGCCGTGCAGGGCCTGCTGAACGCCCGGTCGCGACAGGAGCGCAGCGCCCGGAAGCGCGGAAGCAGCTTCGAGCACTTGCGGGAAAAGCCCTTGACCCTCTCGATGCCGCTGAGAGCCGCGGTCGAGGCGCTGCGCGAGTCCATGATCAACGGAGCGTTGGAGGGAAGGCTCCTTGCAGCGGAGCTCCGCCGCCTGACGGGCTTCGGCTTCCAGCCGGTTCCGCCGCTGCGGCCACCCCCGAAGCTCTCGCACGAGGAGACCGTCCGGGGTAATGCGCGCTACCCCATCCAGTGGGCGAGGGCAGGTGACACGCTCGTCATCGCCGCCAACGGGCATGCGCTGACAGCGTCCTTCCATCCGGTGCTCGTGCGCGTGCTCAAGCGATTGAACCAGGGACTTCCGGTCCCGGTCGCCGAGCTCCTGCGCCAGCCACGGTCAACGACGCGTGTTCGTGGCACGGTCGCACGGCCCCACCCGGACGACGTCATCCAGTTGCTCAAGAGCCTCCACCGTTGCCGAGCCATCGAGTTCGCCGAGGTGGCCCAGGAGACTCGCGGGCGACCAGATGGGCAGCGCGGTTCCTCTGTCCGCCCCATGCCCCTCTCGCGAGATTGA
- a CDS encoding radical SAM/SPASM domain-containing protein codes for MDSSGTGFIVSPYLVSVPDSVVDAWATQREVLAGRGMFYDLMATRLVVTSREDKLRLERLRGHPEEVAAFAAVAPGPFQLLTQRQVLLPEEDAFRRHRYTCVEIEINRHCNFRCSFCPVEAAPKPKAFMSPELFSLVLDRVREYGAPSISLNHYSEPTLDPMLIERVRLAKEYGLQVRLHTNGSLLTVEKIRALAELGNVILVINLPSVERAEYERVTGTKLFDRVLANLRAIHEHGLPARLSVNSPRESSDENVRRINEMFAAMFGDSVAWPTDNRAGLLKKDEYAADVQHLGRLSGCTYALNQINVAHDGKVFLCCQDFDQKYVLGDLQRMSLRQVAESDRMAQLRRWIFGHETPPEGFICSQCSWTSSLETGSAPLNVGADVRRTQRLPGNASPAMPPWPVAWAVGAPEQGLAAG; via the coding sequence TCGAGGCATGTTCTACGATCTGATGGCGACGCGTCTGGTCGTGACGTCTCGTGAGGACAAGCTCCGCCTGGAGCGGTTGCGCGGCCACCCGGAGGAGGTCGCCGCGTTCGCTGCCGTGGCGCCAGGGCCGTTCCAGCTCCTCACCCAGCGGCAGGTCCTGCTCCCGGAGGAAGATGCGTTTCGCCGCCACCGGTACACCTGCGTGGAGATAGAGATCAACCGCCACTGCAACTTTCGCTGTTCGTTCTGCCCGGTCGAGGCCGCCCCGAAGCCCAAGGCATTCATGAGCCCGGAGCTCTTCTCGCTCGTGCTCGACCGGGTGCGGGAGTACGGGGCGCCGTCGATCTCGTTGAACCATTACTCGGAGCCGACGCTCGACCCCATGCTCATCGAGCGGGTGCGCCTCGCGAAGGAGTACGGGCTGCAGGTGCGGCTGCACACCAATGGCAGCCTCCTGACCGTGGAGAAGATCCGCGCGCTGGCGGAACTCGGCAATGTCATCCTCGTCATCAATCTCCCCTCGGTGGAGCGCGCCGAGTACGAGCGCGTCACCGGGACGAAGCTCTTCGACCGGGTCCTCGCGAACCTGCGCGCCATCCATGAGCACGGTCTGCCGGCCCGGCTATCGGTCAACTCCCCGCGCGAGTCCTCGGACGAGAACGTCCGGCGGATCAACGAAATGTTCGCTGCGATGTTTGGAGACTCGGTGGCGTGGCCGACGGACAACCGCGCGGGATTGCTCAAGAAGGACGAGTACGCGGCGGACGTGCAACACCTTGGACGCCTGTCGGGTTGCACCTACGCGCTCAACCAGATCAACGTCGCGCATGACGGAAAGGTGTTCCTCTGCTGCCAGGACTTCGACCAGAAGTACGTGCTCGGAGACCTCCAGCGGATGAGCCTGCGCCAGGTCGCGGAGAGCGACCGAATGGCGCAGTTGCGGCGGTGGATCTTCGGGCATGAGACGCCCCCCGAAGGCTTCATCTGCTCCCAATGCTCGTGGACCTCCTCGCTGGAAACCGGGAGCGCACCCCTTAACGTCGGGGCTGATGTGCGCCGTACGCAGCGTCTCCCTGGCAATGCCAGCCCGGCGATGCCTCCCTGGCCTGTCGCCTGGGCGGTTGGTGCTCCCGAGCAAGGGTTGGCGGCGGGGTAG
- a CDS encoding MBL fold metallo-hydrolase produces MPQNMQEAPERLQYLEGMVEYLNLLLDELRGQREAQVSLEQVMDVFDRIPFARSLVELTHVRGRLVAKERPQARDGLSFNVDRLAVAFPNGRIRTRQSTLLLSTGTATPTVARLLAAMRTGASRKTLAAIAHGDLANLEAVLERLLASQVLEEVDVPEERTAPRFQTGHGDRLTWLGHAAALFQSGQRTVWIDPLLSPRIAWKQDELGDVFARTHAEARLFEPYGPEAPQLAPHELPLPDAVCITHQDADHLDLGVLMSLPDAIPIVIPRRAPDHPWEVDIAGLLRKVLGPAREIRVLAHGETLDLGGVRITAFPFRGEMPPSLPHTWNCYLLETKDSALACLADSRLEREEEDFLIARLGATPRPLTLLAGAPLEHTFGPGWRDGSSSTQLYNDARLYSWHVPLWSMFQPVRLTNVTYAQLERLSRRANLQHFFPYARGSAPWFRLQPGDPLYIPINSMSVADLERLEQELARSPARPGLLAARYGDPIRIDAPAPTKRASRKRR; encoded by the coding sequence GTGCCCCAGAACATGCAAGAGGCCCCGGAGCGCCTCCAGTATCTGGAGGGCATGGTCGAATACCTCAACCTGCTCCTGGACGAGCTGCGCGGTCAGCGGGAGGCCCAGGTTTCGCTCGAGCAGGTGATGGACGTCTTCGACCGCATTCCCTTCGCAAGGAGCCTCGTCGAGCTCACGCACGTGCGTGGCAGGCTCGTCGCGAAGGAGCGCCCCCAGGCGCGCGATGGCCTGTCATTCAACGTGGACCGGCTCGCCGTGGCCTTTCCGAACGGTCGCATCCGGACGCGCCAGTCGACACTCCTGCTCTCCACGGGCACGGCGACACCAACGGTGGCACGGCTGCTCGCCGCGATGCGCACGGGCGCCTCGAGGAAAACACTCGCGGCCATCGCCCACGGGGACCTCGCGAACCTGGAGGCGGTCCTCGAGCGCCTCCTGGCCTCGCAGGTCCTCGAGGAGGTGGACGTACCGGAAGAACGCACCGCGCCCCGGTTCCAGACCGGGCACGGAGATCGCCTCACGTGGCTCGGCCATGCAGCGGCGCTCTTTCAGTCCGGACAACGGACCGTCTGGATTGACCCACTCCTGTCACCGCGCATCGCATGGAAGCAGGACGAGCTCGGCGACGTCTTCGCGCGGACCCATGCCGAGGCACGGCTGTTCGAGCCCTACGGCCCTGAGGCGCCCCAGCTCGCGCCGCACGAGCTGCCCCTGCCAGATGCAGTGTGCATCACCCACCAGGACGCCGACCACCTCGACCTCGGCGTGCTGATGTCCCTCCCCGACGCAATCCCCATCGTCATCCCGCGGCGCGCGCCCGATCATCCCTGGGAGGTGGATATCGCGGGACTCCTGCGCAAGGTGCTCGGTCCCGCGCGAGAGATCCGCGTGCTGGCACACGGGGAGACACTGGACCTCGGGGGAGTTCGCATCACGGCGTTCCCCTTCCGCGGTGAGATGCCGCCCTCGCTCCCGCATACATGGAACTGCTACCTGCTGGAGACGAAGGACTCGGCGCTCGCCTGCCTCGCCGACTCGCGCCTCGAGCGCGAGGAGGAGGACTTCCTCATCGCCCGGCTGGGTGCGACTCCCAGGCCGTTGACGCTCCTGGCCGGTGCGCCGTTGGAGCACACCTTCGGGCCAGGCTGGCGGGATGGGAGCAGTTCGACCCAACTGTACAACGATGCTCGGCTCTACTCCTGGCACGTACCGCTCTGGAGCATGTTCCAGCCCGTCCGGCTGACGAACGTGACCTACGCCCAGCTCGAGCGGCTCTCGCGCCGCGCCAACCTCCAGCACTTTTTCCCTTATGCCCGAGGCTCCGCGCCCTGGTTCCGGCTCCAGCCAGGCGATCCGCTCTACATCCCCATCAACTCGATGAGCGTCGCGGACCTGGAGCGGCTGGAACAGGAACTCGCGCGATCGCCCGCGCGTCCCGGGCTCCTGGCGGCCCGCTATGGCGACCCAATCCGAATCGACGCTCCGGCCCCCACGAAGCGAGCCTCCAGGAAGCGCCGCTGA
- a CDS encoding lantibiotic dehydratase: MTSPSDRDPPPPGASAPERLGSEFFVFRTPALPFDEFLHWGEGLEAPSEPGDMARLELALAADRRQLRSRMRRLLARPEVTEALFVASPSLHAQLGDWWVDPDGESGAKVERALVRYLSRMMGRPTPFGLFAGLSVGVTGAETRIRMVGREGYRRQVRLDTDPLAALANTLAADAQLQNRLRYWPNTTCYSLSTHQLRYIEARFNGVERTYREVGIRSTPHLRTLLARAARGATRDELATALEEAQAVERSAAEAYVDELCRRQVLQSELALSATGPEPLDHLIDRLEALSNGHGMLQSLLCVRQLLSELNASSPGLPPARYQALTEMLRELPGLSEQSAAFQVDLHKPGEGAVLGPQVHDELSRGTRLLHRISRSEQADGLGGLRAEFARRFGDQAVALMEALDEDSGLDMDSAQHLRQDASPLLAELPFPEAKTDELGPINQREAVLLRKFERARATGATRIELTEADLAALEVPDRLPLPDAFSVHASLAAGSQEALARGDFQLLLESVYGPSGATLLGRFCHADPELTAHVERHLRAEEALRPDAVFAEVAFLGGNRVGNVVLRPALRTHEIPYLARPSVPEEGQLAIGDLWLSVEQGRFVLRSARLGREVIPRLTCAHNFRDQRLSRLYKFLGMLQEQAQASNLRWNWGALRHAAFLPRVTAGRLVLCRARWILQPEQWRPIFEACGAARYARMKRLAAELGLPRYVTLTQGTDYFPVDLDNVLSFENAVQLLGDVQRPAFFEMFPDPEHLCAEGPEGRFVHELLVPFVRQCPPSAPSPPRAPAPVVPRSARSFAPGSEWLFTKLYSGRLLADDVLREVVAPIARRALASGAADQWFFIRYADPDWHLRFRLHGPPGRLASEVLPALYAALAPWLESGTIHRVQFDTYEREVERYGGLEGMLLAESLFQADSEAVVDLLRAPQGEAGLRARWLLALQGIHRLLLDFGLELEERRLVVRSARAQLGALFKLSPEFDHRLGMRYRRERRTIEALLAPGGGVPTPLRGCMEILDRRGVQLGPVVAGLRERARSGKLTVPLEEFANSAMHMFTNRVLRTHAREQELVLYDFLSRLYDSQLARSRVGR; this comes from the coding sequence ATGACGAGCCCCTCAGACAGGGATCCGCCGCCCCCGGGGGCTTCCGCGCCAGAGCGACTGGGGTCGGAGTTCTTCGTCTTTCGTACGCCGGCGCTGCCCTTCGATGAGTTCCTGCACTGGGGCGAGGGGCTGGAGGCACCGAGTGAGCCGGGGGACATGGCCCGGTTGGAGCTCGCGCTCGCCGCGGATCGACGTCAGCTGCGCTCCCGGATGCGGCGGCTCCTCGCCCGTCCCGAGGTGACTGAAGCGCTCTTCGTGGCATCGCCTTCCCTGCATGCGCAGCTCGGGGACTGGTGGGTGGATCCCGACGGCGAGAGCGGCGCCAAGGTCGAACGGGCACTGGTCCGCTACCTCTCCCGGATGATGGGACGCCCTACGCCCTTCGGACTCTTCGCGGGCCTGTCCGTGGGTGTCACCGGAGCGGAGACACGCATCCGCATGGTTGGTCGGGAAGGCTATCGCCGCCAGGTCCGGCTGGACACGGATCCGCTGGCGGCCCTGGCGAACACCCTGGCGGCGGACGCGCAGCTTCAGAACCGCCTGAGGTACTGGCCGAACACCACGTGCTATTCCCTCTCCACCCACCAGCTGCGGTACATCGAAGCGCGGTTCAACGGCGTCGAGCGGACCTACCGCGAGGTGGGCATCCGCTCGACGCCCCATCTCCGAACGCTCCTGGCACGCGCGGCCCGGGGAGCCACGAGAGACGAGCTGGCCACCGCGCTCGAGGAGGCTCAGGCGGTGGAGCGGAGCGCGGCGGAAGCCTACGTCGATGAGCTGTGCCGTCGTCAGGTTCTCCAGTCAGAGCTCGCGCTCTCCGCGACCGGCCCCGAGCCGCTCGACCATCTCATCGACCGACTCGAAGCGCTGTCGAACGGGCATGGGATGCTCCAGTCCCTGCTGTGCGTTCGCCAGTTGCTTTCCGAGTTGAATGCCTCCAGCCCGGGGCTCCCTCCCGCCCGCTATCAAGCCCTCACGGAGATGCTCCGCGAGCTCCCAGGTCTCTCCGAGCAATCGGCCGCCTTCCAGGTGGACCTGCACAAGCCGGGCGAGGGCGCGGTGCTGGGCCCGCAGGTGCACGACGAGTTGAGTCGTGGCACACGCCTGCTGCACCGCATCTCCCGCTCGGAGCAGGCGGATGGGCTCGGCGGCCTGCGGGCGGAGTTCGCGCGCCGTTTCGGAGACCAGGCCGTTGCCCTCATGGAGGCACTCGACGAGGACAGCGGACTCGACATGGATTCGGCGCAGCACCTGCGCCAGGACGCGTCCCCACTGCTCGCGGAGCTGCCCTTCCCAGAGGCCAAGACGGACGAGCTGGGGCCCATCAACCAGCGTGAGGCCGTGCTCCTGCGCAAGTTCGAGCGCGCGCGGGCCACCGGGGCAACTCGGATCGAACTCACCGAAGCCGACCTCGCGGCGCTCGAAGTCCCAGACCGGCTCCCCCTGCCAGATGCATTCTCGGTTCACGCCTCGCTCGCGGCGGGTTCCCAGGAGGCGCTGGCGCGGGGTGACTTCCAGCTCCTCCTCGAGAGCGTCTACGGCCCCTCCGGGGCAACCCTCCTTGGACGCTTCTGCCACGCGGATCCAGAGCTGACCGCGCACGTCGAACGCCACCTGCGGGCGGAAGAGGCACTGCGGCCAGACGCGGTGTTCGCGGAAGTCGCCTTCCTGGGCGGCAACCGCGTCGGCAATGTCGTGCTGCGGCCGGCACTGCGCACGCACGAGATCCCCTATCTCGCCAGACCCAGCGTACCGGAGGAGGGGCAGCTCGCGATCGGGGACCTGTGGCTGTCGGTGGAGCAGGGCCGGTTCGTGCTGCGCTCGGCACGGCTCGGTCGCGAGGTCATCCCGCGGCTGACGTGCGCACACAACTTCCGCGATCAGCGGCTCTCCCGCCTCTACAAGTTCCTGGGGATGCTTCAGGAGCAGGCGCAGGCGTCGAACTTGCGCTGGAACTGGGGCGCGCTCCGACACGCGGCGTTCCTCCCCCGGGTGACGGCTGGACGCCTCGTGCTGTGCCGTGCGCGATGGATCCTTCAACCCGAGCAGTGGCGCCCCATCTTCGAGGCATGCGGAGCGGCCCGGTATGCGCGCATGAAGCGCCTCGCGGCCGAACTCGGACTGCCGCGCTACGTCACCCTCACCCAGGGCACGGACTACTTTCCCGTCGACCTCGACAACGTCCTCAGCTTCGAGAATGCCGTCCAGCTCCTGGGAGATGTCCAGCGCCCGGCGTTCTTCGAGATGTTTCCCGACCCCGAGCACCTCTGCGCGGAGGGGCCAGAGGGCAGGTTCGTCCACGAATTGCTTGTGCCTTTCGTCCGACAGTGCCCACCAAGCGCCCCCAGTCCCCCACGTGCTCCAGCGCCCGTGGTGCCACGCTCCGCGCGCTCCTTCGCACCGGGCTCGGAGTGGCTCTTCACGAAGCTGTACTCGGGGCGCTTGCTGGCGGATGACGTGCTCCGCGAAGTCGTTGCGCCGATCGCCAGGCGAGCGCTGGCCTCGGGGGCGGCCGACCAATGGTTCTTCATCCGTTATGCCGATCCTGACTGGCACCTCCGGTTCCGACTGCACGGCCCGCCGGGCCGGCTTGCCTCCGAGGTCCTGCCGGCGCTGTACGCCGCGCTCGCGCCATGGCTCGAATCGGGCACCATCCATCGCGTCCAGTTCGACACCTACGAACGAGAGGTCGAACGCTACGGCGGCCTGGAGGGAATGTTGCTCGCCGAGTCCCTCTTCCAGGCGGACAGCGAGGCGGTCGTGGACCTGCTGCGGGCCCCCCAGGGCGAGGCGGGACTTCGCGCCCGGTGGCTGCTCGCGCTCCAGGGCATCCACCGACTCCTGCTCGACTTCGGGCTCGAGCTCGAGGAACGGCGCTTGGTGGTCCGGAGCGCGCGCGCGCAACTGGGTGCGCTCTTCAAGCTGTCACCCGAGTTCGACCACCGACTCGGGATGCGCTACCGGCGTGAGCGCCGCACCATCGAGGCGCTGCTCGCGCCGGGCGGCGGAGTGCCCACCCCGCTTCGAGGGTGCATGGAGATCCTCGACAGGCGTGGCGTCCAGCTCGGGCCCGTCGTCGCTGGGCTGAGAGAGCGCGCCCGCTCCGGCAAGCTCACCGTGCCACTCGAGGAGTTCGCCAACAGCGCCATGCACATGTTCACCAACCGGGTCCTGCGAACCCATGCCAGGGAGCAGGAGCTGGTCCTCTACGACTTCCTGAGCCGCCTCTACGACTCCCAGCTCGCTCGCTCCAGGGTGGGAAGGTAG